In a genomic window of Streptomyces koelreuteriae:
- a CDS encoding polysaccharide deacetylase family protein has protein sequence MAATYRIAAGSVIAAVCAASLAGCSTGTSRHEDPEPRKAKPAQAPKSAVRLIGDGSTAYTGAQPHLPRPERLRPGQKPPQFVVFSWDGAGEDSQKLFSHFREVAKANNATMTYFLSGVYMLPDEKRDLYRPPQHSPGRSDIGFNDRRGIAATAKQLRLAWLEGNEIGTHFNGHFCGSGGGVGEWSVEDWKDEIAQAKQFVKSWKTNTGLRNASPLPFDYDKELIGARTPCLEGQRNFMRAARELGFRYDTSGVNDQVWPKRKQGLWDVSMQLVPFPGHSYEQLTMDYNFMVNQSGTTTQGDPDKFEFWGDQMRDGLLKGFSRAYDGNRAPLIIGNHFESWNGGTYMRAVEEVIEEVCTKEEVRCVSFRRLVDWLDAQDPATLEKLRSLKVGEKPKQGWASFLAGDPAPAPKGVPGAPAAKR, from the coding sequence ATGGCCGCCACTTACAGGATCGCCGCGGGCTCCGTGATCGCCGCGGTCTGCGCCGCATCGCTCGCCGGTTGCTCGACCGGCACCTCCCGGCACGAAGACCCCGAACCGCGGAAGGCGAAGCCGGCCCAGGCGCCGAAGAGCGCGGTCCGGCTGATCGGAGACGGCTCCACCGCCTACACCGGCGCCCAGCCCCACCTGCCCAGGCCCGAACGGCTGCGGCCCGGCCAGAAGCCCCCGCAGTTCGTCGTCTTCTCCTGGGACGGCGCGGGCGAGGACAGCCAGAAGCTGTTCTCCCACTTCCGCGAGGTCGCCAAGGCCAACAACGCGACGATGACGTACTTCCTGAGCGGCGTGTACATGCTGCCGGACGAGAAACGCGACCTCTACCGGCCGCCGCAGCACTCCCCGGGCCGCTCCGACATCGGCTTCAACGACCGCCGCGGCATCGCCGCCACCGCGAAGCAACTGCGCCTGGCGTGGCTGGAGGGCAACGAGATCGGCACGCACTTCAACGGCCACTTCTGCGGCAGCGGCGGCGGGGTCGGCGAGTGGTCGGTGGAGGACTGGAAGGACGAGATCGCCCAGGCCAAGCAGTTCGTGAAGTCCTGGAAGACCAACACCGGCCTGCGGAACGCCTCTCCGCTGCCCTTCGACTACGACAAGGAGCTCATCGGCGCCCGCACACCCTGCCTCGAAGGCCAGCGGAACTTCATGCGGGCCGCCCGCGAACTGGGCTTCCGCTACGACACCAGCGGCGTCAACGACCAGGTCTGGCCCAAGCGGAAGCAGGGCCTGTGGGACGTGTCCATGCAGCTCGTGCCCTTCCCCGGGCACTCCTACGAGCAGCTCACCATGGACTACAACTTCATGGTCAACCAGTCGGGCACCACCACCCAGGGCGACCCCGACAAGTTCGAATTCTGGGGCGACCAGATGCGCGACGGCCTGCTCAAGGGCTTCTCCCGGGCGTACGACGGCAACCGCGCGCCCTTGATCATCGGCAACCACTTCGAGTCCTGGAACGGCGGCACCTACATGCGGGCCGTCGAGGAGGTCATCGAGGAGGTGTGCACCAAGGAAGAGGTGCGCTGCGTCTCGTTCCGCCGGCTCGTGGACTGGCTGGACGCCCAGGACCCGGCGACGCTGGAGAAACTGCGCTCCCTGAAGGTCGGCGAGAAGCCGAAGCAGGGCTGGGCGTCCTTCCTCGCGGGTGACCCCGCCCCGGCCCCGAAGGGCGTGCCCGGGGCTCCGGCGGCGAAGCGGTAG
- a CDS encoding type II secretion system F family protein, with protein sequence MSGEVVHRLGVTVGILLALGWSVRWLTEARRRRRTRRRLAELSPREATAPVPRLALGRAAARTWLPPVGVACAGWALVGGLAGVVVGLAGAVGMWRWRLRQEAAGADARAPDLAEAARQLPLAADLLAACIAAGAGPVIAAQAVGEALGGPVGDALARGAAEVRLGGEPGAAWVRLAAVPGAAGLARLLERAGVSGLPAAAPVARLAAEARADWGRAATARARRAGVMVSAPVGLCFLPAFIAVGVLPVVIGLAGGVLGGGGG encoded by the coding sequence ATGAGCGGGGAAGTTGTCCACAGGCTGGGGGTGACGGTGGGGATCCTGCTGGCCCTCGGGTGGTCGGTGCGGTGGCTGACGGAGGCCCGGCGCCGCAGGAGGACGCGACGGCGGCTGGCCGAACTGTCGCCCCGGGAGGCGACCGCTCCCGTCCCGCGCCTCGCCTTGGGCCGGGCTGCTGCACGGACTTGGCTGCCTCCTGTGGGTGTGGCGTGCGCCGGCTGGGCGCTGGTCGGTGGCCTCGCCGGTGTCGTCGTGGGGCTGGCCGGAGCGGTGGGGATGTGGCGCTGGCGGCTTCGGCAGGAGGCGGCGGGTGCGGACGCGCGGGCGCCCGATCTCGCCGAGGCGGCTCGGCAACTCCCCCTCGCCGCCGATCTGCTGGCGGCCTGCATCGCGGCGGGTGCCGGCCCGGTGATCGCGGCACAGGCGGTGGGAGAGGCCCTGGGCGGCCCCGTGGGCGACGCCTTGGCGCGTGGCGCGGCGGAGGTCCGGCTGGGCGGTGAACCGGGCGCGGCCTGGGTGCGGCTGGCCGCCGTCCCGGGCGCAGCGGGCCTGGCCCGGCTGCTCGAACGGGCCGGAGTGTCCGGACTGCCCGCCGCCGCACCGGTCGCACGGCTCGCCGCGGAGGCCCGGGCCGACTGGGGCCGCGCCGCGACGGCCCGGGCCCGCCGGGCGGGCGTCATGGTCAGCGCTCCGGTCGGGCTGTGCTTCCTGCCCGCGTTCATCGCGGTCGGCGTGCTGCCCGTGGTGATCGGGCTCGCGGGCGGGGTGCTCGGAGGAGGTGGTGGATGA
- a CDS encoding type II secretion system F family protein, which yields MAGVAEMSMGAAVACMGAAVWLLGERGSVAPRARLLLAGGGVVGSGPSGWRRMTGGLRRVRGRLRAEWWSPVAGLVLAVLGASVLPVVLGAAGVPLLRRVRLAGRAARDRERRADAVIALCGALAGEVRAGRQPGEALLRAARDCGGPVDAQATVLAAARFGGDVPGALEAAARQPGGEGLRGLAACWRVAVDQGAGLAAGLDRLAAALRAERDQRSDLRAQLAGARATAVMLACLPALGLLIGTALGADPLHILLHTGAGLGCLVVGGVLEGLGLWWVLRIVRGAEESA from the coding sequence ATGGCAGGGGTGGCTGAGATGTCGATGGGGGCGGCCGTGGCGTGTATGGGGGCGGCGGTCTGGCTGTTGGGGGAGCGGGGCTCGGTGGCGCCTCGGGCGCGCTTGCTGCTCGCGGGCGGCGGGGTCGTCGGGAGTGGGCCGTCCGGGTGGCGGCGGATGACCGGTGGGCTGCGGCGGGTCCGCGGGCGGTTGCGGGCCGAGTGGTGGTCGCCGGTGGCCGGGCTGGTGCTGGCGGTACTCGGCGCGTCGGTGCTGCCCGTCGTCCTGGGAGCGGCCGGGGTGCCGTTGCTGCGGCGGGTCCGCCTGGCCGGGCGGGCGGCGCGGGACCGGGAGCGCCGAGCGGATGCGGTGATCGCGTTGTGCGGGGCGCTCGCCGGGGAGGTGAGGGCCGGACGCCAGCCGGGTGAGGCGCTGTTGCGGGCCGCGCGGGACTGCGGCGGACCGGTGGACGCGCAGGCGACGGTTCTGGCGGCGGCGCGCTTCGGCGGCGACGTGCCGGGCGCGCTCGAGGCGGCGGCCAGGCAACCGGGTGGCGAGGGGCTGCGGGGGCTCGCGGCGTGCTGGCGGGTGGCCGTGGACCAAGGCGCGGGGCTCGCGGCCGGACTCGACCGGCTCGCCGCCGCCCTGCGTGCCGAGCGGGACCAACGCTCCGACCTTCGAGCCCAGTTGGCGGGCGCCCGGGCCACGGCGGTGATGCTCGCCTGCCTGCCCGCCCTGGGGCTCCTCATCGGCACCGCCCTCGGCGCCGACCCCCTCCACATCCTGCTCCACACAGGGGCCGGACTGGGCTGTCTGGTGGTCGGCGGTGTGCTGGAGGGCCTGGGGCTGTGGTGGGTGCTGCGGATCGTGCGGGGCGCGGAGGAGTCGGCATGA
- a CDS encoding Rv3654c family TadE-like protein: MRRRVMTRDVSDRGSATVWSVGAIAVLCVVFGVVLALGQAVAIRHRAAGGADLAALAAADHWAEGGTAACARAGGVARAQGVRLVRCEVVGDVSDVTAASGRGPFTAEVRARAGPPSASLEPLPTAAPSTPLERLPAAPP, translated from the coding sequence ATGAGACGCCGGGTCATGACACGCGACGTCTCGGACCGGGGTTCCGCCACCGTCTGGAGCGTCGGGGCGATCGCCGTCCTGTGTGTGGTGTTCGGCGTCGTCCTCGCGCTGGGACAGGCCGTCGCGATCCGGCACCGTGCGGCGGGCGGTGCGGATCTCGCGGCGCTCGCGGCGGCGGACCACTGGGCCGAGGGCGGTACGGCGGCCTGTGCCCGGGCGGGCGGGGTGGCCCGGGCACAGGGGGTGCGGCTCGTGCGGTGCGAGGTGGTCGGCGATGTCTCGGACGTCACGGCGGCGTCCGGGCGAGGGCCGTTCACGGCGGAGGTCAGGGCGCGGGCGGGGCCTCCGTCGGCCTCCCTGGAGCCGCTTCCGACGGCTGCTCCGTCGACTCCCCTGGAGCGGCTTCCGGCGGCTCCTCCGTAG
- a CDS encoding TadE family type IV pilus minor pilin encodes MRGCERDSDRGFVTAESAVVLPVLVMFAMALVCGLLAVAAQIQCVDAARTGARAAARQDPPGAVVRLTREAAPPGAKVTVSREAEHVRVIVVAAPPGLSGLPFAVREEAVASVEEAVGT; translated from the coding sequence ATGCGCGGATGTGAGCGGGATTCGGACCGGGGGTTCGTCACGGCGGAGTCGGCCGTGGTGCTGCCCGTGCTGGTGATGTTCGCGATGGCGCTGGTGTGCGGTCTGCTGGCCGTGGCCGCGCAGATCCAGTGCGTGGACGCGGCGCGGACGGGCGCTCGCGCCGCGGCCCGCCAGGACCCGCCCGGCGCGGTCGTGCGGCTGACCCGCGAGGCGGCACCGCCCGGCGCGAAGGTGACCGTCAGCCGGGAGGCGGAACACGTCCGGGTGATCGTCGTGGCCGCACCGCCGGGGTTGAGCGGGCTGCCCTTCGCCGTGCGCGAGGAGGCCGTGGCGTCGGTGGAGGAGGCGGTGGGCACATGA
- a CDS encoding Fic family protein: MSTAGAAADPLATLGALPGVAESVESVRKAVDRVYGHRIMRRRSNAVTSEAALRGARGSAALSGADWALEEVRRRTDFSGDDEAHTVGAALRLTAEAGQLLSIWRQSPLRVLARLHLVAAAGQDDQVGRPRQAGEPVDEPLVALPLPSAAEAHGRLEGLAGLIIAGGTAPALVTAAVVHGELLALRPFTSHNGLVARTAERIVLVGSGLDPKSVCPAEVGHAELGRGAYLEALDGYVSGTPEGVAAWIAHCGRAVELGARESTAVCEALQRGAA, translated from the coding sequence ATGAGTACAGCAGGTGCGGCCGCCGATCCCCTTGCGACCCTGGGGGCGCTGCCCGGTGTGGCCGAGTCCGTGGAGTCCGTGCGCAAGGCCGTGGACCGGGTCTACGGGCACCGGATCATGCGGCGGCGCAGCAACGCGGTCACCTCCGAGGCGGCCCTGCGCGGCGCCCGCGGCTCGGCGGCGCTGTCCGGCGCGGACTGGGCCCTGGAGGAGGTGCGCCGCCGTACGGACTTCAGCGGTGACGACGAGGCGCACACCGTGGGGGCCGCGCTGCGGCTCACCGCCGAGGCGGGCCAGTTGCTGTCGATCTGGCGGCAGTCACCCCTGAGGGTGCTGGCCCGGCTGCACCTGGTCGCGGCCGCCGGCCAGGACGACCAGGTGGGACGGCCCCGGCAGGCGGGCGAGCCGGTCGACGAGCCGCTCGTCGCGCTGCCGCTGCCGAGCGCGGCCGAGGCGCACGGCCGGCTGGAGGGGCTCGCCGGGCTGATCATCGCGGGCGGCACCGCACCCGCGCTGGTGACGGCCGCCGTCGTGCACGGCGAACTCCTCGCGCTGCGCCCCTTCACCTCCCACAACGGCCTGGTCGCACGTACGGCCGAGCGCATCGTCCTGGTCGGCAGCGGCCTGGACCCGAAGTCGGTCTGCCCGGCCGAGGTCGGCCACGCCGAACTGGGCCGCGGCGCCTATCTGGAAGCCCTCGACGGGTACGTCTCCGGTACGCCGGAGGGTGTGGCCGCCTGGATCGCCCACTGCGGCAGGGCCGTCGAACTGGGGGCGCGCGAATCGACGGCGGTGTGCGAGGCGCTGCAGCGCGGAGCGGCGTGA
- a CDS encoding DUF4244 domain-containing protein has translation MYQAVRARLRALVCGMRAARRDAGMVTSEYAMGIVAAVAFAVVLYKVVTSGAVSGELQSIVTEALNARM, from the coding sequence ATGTATCAGGCGGTACGGGCACGGCTGCGTGCCCTGGTGTGCGGAATGCGGGCGGCGCGGAGGGACGCGGGAATGGTCACGTCCGAGTACGCGATGGGAATCGTGGCGGCGGTGGCGTTCGCGGTGGTGCTCTACAAGGTCGTCACCAGCGGCGCGGTCAGCGGGGAGCTGCAGAGCATCGTGACGGAAGCCCTCAATGCGCGGATGTGA
- the ssd gene encoding septum site-determining protein Ssd, with the protein MAGAVTHDPPPAAGGRQGGPLIVTEDTDLLDDLLRLCAAAGATPEVHHGVPQRRGSWEAAPLVLVGDDAARRVRGAVHRRGVVLVGRDQDDSGVWRRAVEIGAEHVLMLPDGEQWLVDRIADVAEGVGRPALTVGVIGGRGGAGASTLACALAVTSAREGLRTLLVDADPLGGGLDVLLGGETAEGLRWPAFASSRGRVGGGALEESLPELHSLRVLSWDRGDRIAVPPQAVRAVLAAARRRGGTVVVDLPRRIDDGVAEVLTQLDVGVLVVPAELRAVAAAGRVASAVGMVLRDLRVAVRGPYSPGLDDREVARLLGLPLAGEVPLEPGLLRPDQGTTPPGGAPRGPLARFCKGFWERALVEAGAP; encoded by the coding sequence GTGGCCGGAGCCGTCACACACGATCCACCACCGGCCGCCGGAGGGCGGCAGGGCGGACCATTGATCGTCACCGAGGACACCGACCTCCTCGACGACCTGCTGCGCCTGTGCGCGGCGGCGGGCGCCACGCCCGAGGTGCACCACGGAGTGCCGCAGCGCAGAGGGAGCTGGGAGGCCGCGCCGCTCGTCCTCGTGGGCGACGACGCCGCGCGGCGGGTACGCGGGGCCGTGCACAGAAGGGGCGTCGTCCTCGTCGGCCGGGACCAGGACGACTCGGGGGTGTGGCGGCGGGCCGTCGAGATCGGCGCCGAGCACGTCCTGATGCTGCCCGACGGCGAGCAGTGGCTCGTCGACCGCATCGCCGACGTGGCCGAGGGCGTCGGCCGCCCCGCCCTCACCGTGGGCGTCATCGGCGGCCGGGGCGGGGCCGGAGCGTCCACGCTCGCGTGCGCGCTGGCCGTCACCTCCGCGCGGGAGGGACTGCGCACGCTCCTCGTGGACGCCGATCCGCTGGGCGGCGGACTCGATGTACTCCTCGGCGGTGAGACGGCCGAAGGGCTGCGCTGGCCCGCGTTCGCCTCCTCCCGCGGGCGGGTCGGCGGCGGCGCCCTGGAGGAGTCGCTGCCCGAGCTGCACTCGCTGCGGGTGCTCAGCTGGGACCGCGGCGACCGCATCGCCGTCCCGCCCCAGGCGGTGCGCGCGGTGCTCGCGGCGGCCCGGCGCCGGGGCGGCACGGTCGTGGTCGACCTGCCGCGCCGCATCGACGACGGCGTCGCCGAGGTGCTCACCCAACTGGACGTCGGCGTGCTGGTGGTACCCGCCGAGCTACGGGCCGTCGCGGCCGCCGGGCGCGTGGCGTCCGCTGTCGGCATGGTCCTGCGCGATCTGCGGGTGGCGGTCCGCGGGCCGTACTCTCCAGGGCTCGACGACCGGGAGGTGGCCCGGCTGCTCGGACTGCCCCTGGCCGGTGAGGTGCCTCTCGAGCCCGGGCTGCTGCGCCCGGACCAGGGCACGACACCACCGGGCGGCGCCCCGCGCGGACCGCTCGCCCGGTTCTGCAAGGGGTTCTGGGAGCGGGCCCTCGTCGAGGCCGGTGCCCCATGA
- a CDS encoding HAD family hydrolase: protein MLGGVENHSLPRTAAFFDLDKTVIAKSSTLTFSKSFYQGGLINRRAVLRTAYAQFVFLAGGADHDQMERMRAYLSALCRGWNVQQVKEIVAETLHDLIDPIIYDEAASLIEEHHTAGRDVVIVSTSGAEVVEPIGELLGADRVVATRMVVGDDGCFTGEVEYYAYGPTKAEAIRELAASEGYDLSRCYAYSDSATDVPMLESVGNPHAVNPDRALRREALTREWPILDFHRPVRLKQRIPAFSVPPRPALVAVAAIGAAAATAGLVWYANRRRATVA, encoded by the coding sequence ATGCTCGGGGGCGTGGAAAACCACTCCTTGCCCCGCACAGCGGCCTTCTTTGATCTGGACAAGACGGTCATTGCGAAGTCGAGCACGCTCACCTTCAGCAAGTCGTTCTACCAAGGCGGTCTGATCAACCGCAGGGCTGTCTTGCGCACCGCATATGCCCAGTTCGTCTTCCTGGCCGGCGGCGCCGACCACGACCAGATGGAGCGTATGCGCGCCTACTTGTCCGCGCTGTGCCGCGGCTGGAACGTGCAGCAGGTGAAGGAGATCGTCGCCGAGACGCTGCACGATCTGATCGACCCGATCATCTACGACGAGGCCGCCTCCCTCATCGAGGAGCACCACACCGCCGGCCGCGACGTCGTGATCGTGTCCACATCGGGCGCGGAGGTGGTCGAGCCGATCGGTGAACTCCTCGGCGCGGACCGCGTGGTGGCGACCCGCATGGTCGTGGGCGACGACGGCTGCTTCACCGGCGAGGTGGAGTACTACGCGTACGGCCCGACCAAGGCCGAGGCCATCAGGGAGCTGGCCGCGTCCGAGGGCTACGACCTCAGCCGCTGCTACGCCTACAGCGACTCGGCGACCGACGTCCCGATGCTGGAGTCCGTCGGCAACCCCCATGCCGTCAACCCGGACCGCGCGCTGCGCCGCGAGGCCCTCACGCGCGAGTGGCCGATCCTGGACTTCCACCGCCCCGTCCGGCTCAAGCAGCGCATCCCCGCGTTCTCCGTACCGCCGCGCCCGGCGCTCGTCGCGGTCGCCGCGATAGGTGCCGCTGCGGCCACCGCGGGACTCGTCTGGTACGCGAACCGGCGCCGGGCGACGGTCGCCTGA
- a CDS encoding TadA family conjugal transfer-associated ATPase has translation MSAMTEAVSGAEGAGLLDGVRRWLAESGSEPTPARVAQALREQGRVLGDAEVLGAAAQLRSELVGSGPLEPLLADPSVTDVLVSAPDRVWVDRGGGLELTSVRFADAAAVRRLAQRLAAVAGRRLDDARPWADARLPDGTRLHAVLPPVAVGCACLSLRVVRPRAFTLGELVAAGTVPPGGDRVLRALLDARLSFLVSGGTGSGKTTLLSALLGLVGPDERIVLAEDSAELRPEHPHVVRLETRPANQEGAGLVTLEDLVRQALRMRPDRLVVGEVRGPEVVHLLAALNTGHEGGCGTVHANAAADVPARLEALGTAAGLDRAALHSQVAAALSVVLHLVRDRAGRRRIAEVHVLERDPSGLVRTVPALRWGAEAFVRERGWERLRGLLRGEGGGGGPGEAGPVPVTAGGRVR, from the coding sequence ATGAGCGCGATGACCGAAGCGGTGTCCGGAGCCGAGGGCGCCGGGCTGCTCGACGGGGTGCGGCGGTGGCTGGCCGAGAGCGGATCCGAGCCGACCCCCGCGCGCGTGGCCCAGGCCCTGCGGGAACAGGGGCGGGTGCTCGGAGACGCCGAAGTCCTTGGTGCCGCAGCGCAGTTGCGGTCCGAACTCGTCGGCAGCGGGCCGCTGGAGCCGCTGCTCGCCGACCCGTCGGTGACGGACGTGCTGGTGTCGGCCCCCGACCGGGTCTGGGTGGACCGGGGCGGCGGACTGGAACTGACGTCGGTGCGCTTCGCCGACGCGGCGGCCGTACGACGACTCGCCCAGCGCCTCGCCGCCGTGGCCGGGCGCCGCCTGGACGACGCCCGGCCCTGGGCCGACGCCCGGCTGCCCGACGGAACCCGGCTGCACGCGGTACTGCCGCCGGTGGCCGTGGGCTGTGCCTGCCTGTCACTTCGGGTCGTACGGCCGCGTGCCTTCACCCTCGGCGAGCTGGTCGCGGCGGGCACGGTGCCGCCGGGCGGCGACCGCGTGCTGCGCGCCCTGCTCGACGCACGGCTGTCCTTCCTGGTCAGCGGGGGCACGGGCTCGGGCAAGACGACGCTGCTGAGTGCCCTTCTGGGGCTGGTGGGGCCCGACGAGCGGATCGTCCTCGCCGAGGACTCGGCGGAACTGCGGCCGGAGCATCCGCATGTGGTGCGGCTGGAGACCAGACCCGCCAACCAGGAGGGCGCGGGCCTCGTCACCCTCGAGGACCTGGTGCGCCAGGCACTGCGGATGCGGCCCGACCGGCTGGTCGTGGGCGAGGTGCGCGGGCCCGAAGTGGTGCATCTGCTGGCCGCGTTGAACACCGGCCACGAGGGCGGCTGCGGAACCGTCCACGCCAACGCCGCCGCCGATGTGCCGGCCCGGCTGGAGGCGCTCGGCACGGCCGCCGGGCTCGACCGGGCCGCCCTGCACAGCCAGGTCGCGGCAGCCCTCTCCGTGGTGCTGCACCTCGTACGCGACCGGGCCGGGCGGCGGCGGATCGCCGAGGTGCATGTGCTGGAGCGGGATCCCTCGGGGCTGGTGCGGACGGTGCCGGCGCTGCGGTGGGGCGCGGAGGCCTTCGTGCGCGAACGGGGGTGGGAGCGGCTGCGGGGGCTGCTGCGCGGTGAAGGCGGTGGCGGCGGGCCGGGGGAGGCCGGCCCTGTGCCGGTGACAGCGGGCGGGCGAGTCCGGTGA